From Tachypleus tridentatus isolate NWPU-2018 chromosome 8, ASM421037v1, whole genome shotgun sequence, a single genomic window includes:
- the LOC143224146 gene encoding uncharacterized protein LOC143224146, with the protein MPEEGGSLDISNPEDFSESYVSAAPTFRGHAQGVGSSNVQKKAVSQNVLRLTDLSDGSLRNGFQLTSDMAVGACGDDNGNGLDESRENNLPRGEKNDSRVNVKSWFNIKNQTDEEVQKGETNTENLGKSDIFRDEGEEMKFDQDRRDQSDGPS; encoded by the coding sequence ATGCCAGAAGAAGGAGGATCCTTAGACATTTCAAACCCAGAAGATTTCTCTGAATCGTATGTTTCTGCAGCACCCACGTTCAGAGGCCACGCACAAGGAGTTGGATCCAGCAATGTGCAGAAGAAGGCTGTTTCACAAAACGTTCTCAGACTGACAGACCTTAGTGACGGTAGCCTTAGAAACGGTTTTCAGTTGACATCAGATATGGCGGTTGGAGCATGCGGTGATGATAATGGAAACGGTTTGGATGAATCACGTGAAAACAATCTTCCTAGAGGTGAAAAGAACGATTCGCGTGTGAACGTGAAATCATGGTTCAATATTAAGAACCAGACGGACGAAGAAGTCCAGAAAGGAGAAACAAACACAGAGAATCTCGGGAAAAGTGATATTTTCCGAGATGAAGGCGAAGAAATGAAATTTGATCAAGACAGGCGCGATCAATCAGATG